One window of Bacillus alkalicellulosilyticus genomic DNA carries:
- a CDS encoding phosphocarrier protein HPr — MAEKTFKIISDSGLHARPATLLVQAAGQFQSTIEIEFKSKKVNLKSIMGVMALGIPQDAEIKVTAEGPDAEEALAKIEDVMKQEGLGE; from the coding sequence ATGGCAGAAAAAACATTTAAAATCATTAGCGATTCTGGGTTACATGCAAGACCAGCTACATTATTAGTGCAGGCAGCGGGGCAATTTCAATCAACAATAGAGATTGAATTTAAATCTAAAAAGGTTAATTTAAAATCAATTATGGGCGTTATGGCGTTAGGAATTCCTCAAGATGCTGAGATAAAAGTAACCGCAGAAGGACCAGATGCAGAGGAAGCCTTAGCTAAAATAGAAGATGTTATGAAACAAGAAGGACTGGGCGAATAA
- the ptsP gene encoding phosphoenolpyruvate--protein phosphotransferase: MGIKESVIVNGIGASTGIAMGKVFRLENITIDVEKRDVSDVEKEVGRFDSALITSREELTSIRDHAQKELGEDKAVIFSAHLLVLNDPELIEPIKSKIREDKVNAEFAVNEIASMFITMFEQMDNEYMKERAADIRDVIQRVLSHLVGVKIPNPREISEEVVIVATDLTPSDTAQLDRNFVKGFITNIGGRTSHSAIMARSMEIPAIVGTNSIMEKATNEDFLIIDGIAGEAIINPSQSTITEYEAKKQAFEEQKKEWAKLVNEKTITADGHHVELAANIGTPNDVSGVLSNGGEGVGLYRTEFLYMGRTELPTEEEQFTSYKIVLEKMQGKPVVVRTLDIGGDKELPYLHLPEELNPFLGFRAIRLCLEQQDIFRTQLRALLRASVYGNLKIMFPMIATVGEFRQAKAILLEEKDKLLSEGHDVKEDIEIGIMVEIPSTAILADVFAKEVDFFSIGTNDLIQYTMAADRMNEKVSYLYQPYNPAILRLVDLVIKAAHKENKWAGMCGEMAGDETAIPLLVGLGLDEFSMSASSILPARSQLRQLSKAETTTLAQKALTLSTAEEVVALVQEMITSKNQRGK; encoded by the coding sequence ATGGGAATTAAAGAATCAGTAATTGTGAATGGAATTGGTGCTTCCACTGGCATTGCTATGGGGAAAGTATTTCGTTTAGAGAACATAACCATTGATGTTGAAAAAAGAGATGTTTCTGATGTTGAAAAAGAAGTAGGTCGCTTTGATTCAGCCCTTATCACTTCGCGAGAGGAACTCACTAGCATTCGAGACCATGCTCAAAAGGAGCTTGGCGAAGATAAAGCTGTGATTTTTTCGGCGCACTTACTAGTATTAAACGACCCGGAATTGATTGAACCGATCAAAAGTAAAATTCGCGAAGACAAGGTAAATGCTGAGTTTGCTGTAAATGAAATCGCTTCAATGTTTATTACGATGTTTGAACAAATGGATAATGAATACATGAAAGAACGAGCAGCGGATATCCGTGATGTAATTCAACGTGTTCTATCACATTTAGTAGGTGTGAAAATACCAAATCCACGAGAAATATCTGAAGAAGTAGTCATTGTTGCTACAGACTTAACACCTTCTGATACAGCTCAGTTAGATAGAAATTTTGTGAAAGGGTTCATCACAAACATAGGAGGTCGTACGTCTCATTCGGCTATCATGGCACGTTCTATGGAGATTCCGGCGATTGTTGGCACGAACAGTATCATGGAGAAGGCGACTAATGAAGACTTTCTTATTATTGATGGTATAGCTGGTGAAGCGATAATTAATCCTTCTCAATCGACAATAACAGAATATGAGGCGAAGAAACAAGCGTTCGAGGAACAAAAAAAAGAGTGGGCTAAGCTAGTAAATGAGAAAACAATCACAGCGGACGGACACCATGTTGAATTGGCTGCGAATATCGGAACACCAAATGATGTAAGCGGTGTTTTATCAAACGGAGGAGAAGGTGTAGGACTCTATCGTACCGAATTTTTATATATGGGGCGTACTGAGCTTCCTACAGAAGAAGAACAATTTACATCTTATAAAATCGTATTAGAAAAAATGCAAGGAAAACCCGTTGTCGTCAGGACGTTAGATATTGGAGGAGATAAAGAACTTCCTTACCTTCACTTACCAGAAGAGTTAAATCCATTTTTAGGGTTTAGAGCCATTCGTCTTTGTTTAGAGCAACAGGATATTTTCCGTACTCAACTTCGAGCACTGCTTCGTGCAAGTGTGTATGGAAACTTGAAAATCATGTTTCCAATGATCGCAACAGTAGGTGAGTTTAGACAAGCGAAAGCGATCCTACTTGAAGAAAAGGATAAACTTCTTTCTGAAGGACATGACGTGAAAGAAGATATTGAAATCGGAATTATGGTTGAAATTCCATCTACTGCGATTCTTGCAGATGTGTTTGCCAAAGAAGTTGATTTCTTTAGTATCGGAACAAATGATTTAATACAATACACAATGGCAGCCGACCGGATGAATGAAAAAGTATCCTATTTATATCAACCTTATAACCCTGCTATCCTACGATTAGTAGACCTTGTCATTAAGGCAGCGCATAAAGAGAATAAATGGGCTGGGATGTGTGGTGAAATGGCTGGTGATGAAACAGCAATCCCACTTTTAGTAGGATTAGGTCTTGATGAATTCAGTATGAGTGCATCTAGTATTTTACCGGCAAGGTCACAATTGAGACAATTATCTAAAGCAGAAACTACGACCCTTGCTCAAAAGGCTTTAACGTTATCAACGGCGGAGGAAGTTGTGGCCCTGGTTCAAGAAATGATTACATCTAAGAATCAAAGGGGGAAGTAA